From the Lolium rigidum isolate FL_2022 chromosome 2, APGP_CSIRO_Lrig_0.1, whole genome shotgun sequence genome, one window contains:
- the LOC124690847 gene encoding growth-regulating factor 1-like: protein MMMLGGRAGGGVGTVGGVGGGRCPFTASQWQELEHQALIYKYMASGVPIPSDLLLPLRRSFLLDSALATSPSLGYPPQAALGWGCFGMGFGRKAEDPEPGRCRRTDGKKWRCSKEAYPDSKYCEKHMHRGKNRSRKPVEMSLATPPPPSSSASSSSSNINSAVNVATTTTTSPAPSYHRAVAHDASPYHALYGGPYASAGRPQQQHAGAYHHHHAAQASPFHLHLDTTHPHPPPSYYATMDHSKDSYAYGHSVKEVHGGGEHAFFSSDVSADRDVHHQQHNASAGQWQFKQLGGMEQPKQHSQTSLYPGYGNGNNAYAIDLAAKEEEEKERRQHCFLLGTDLRLDKPSSDDGGAAQKPLRPFFDEWPHEKAGSKGSWMGLEGETQLSISIPMSAHNELPITTTSRYHHGE from the exons ATGATGATGCTGGGTGGTCGCGCGGGGGGTGGCGTGGGGACTGTCGGCGGGGTTGGGGGCGGGAGGTGCCCGTTCACGGCGTCGCAGTGGCAGGAGCTGGAGCACCAGGCGCTCATCTACAAGTACATGGCCTCCGGCGTGCCCATCCCCTccgacctcctcctcccgctccgcCGCAGCTTCCTCCTCGACTCCGCCCTCGCCACCTCCCCCTCCCTCGGCTACCCTCCCCAGGCAGCAC TTGGTTGGGGCTGCTTCGGGATGGGTTTCGGGCGGAAGGCGGAGGACCCGGAGCCGGGCCGGTGCCGGCGTACGGACGGCAAGAAGTGGCGGTGCTCCAAGGAGGCGTACCCGGACTCCAAGTACTGCGAGAAGCACATGCACCGCGGCAAGAACCGTTCAAGAAAGCCTGTGGAAATGTCCTTGGCCACGCCCCCGCCGCCATCCTCCtccgcgtcgtcttcctcctcaaaCATCAACTCCGCCGTCAACGTCGCCACCACGACCACCACCTCGCCCGCGCCCTCCTACCACCGCGCGGTGGCGCACGACGCGTCGCCCTACCACGCGCTCTACGGCGGGCCCTACGCCTCCGCCGGCCGCCCGCAGCAGCAGCACGCCGGcgcctaccaccaccaccacgcggcGCAGGCCAGCCCGTTCCACCTGCACCTCGACACCACCCACCCGCACCCGCCGCCGTCCTACTACGCCACCATGGACCACAGCAAGGACAGCTACGCCTACGGGCACAGCGTGAAGGAGGtgcacggcggcggcgagcacgCCTTCTTCTCCTCCGACGTGAGCGCCGACAGGGACGtccaccaccagcagcacaacGCCAGCGCGGGGCAGTGGCAGTTCAAGCAGCTGGGCGGCATGGAGCAGCCGAAGCAGCACAGCCAGACGTCGCTCTACCCGGGCTACGGCAACGGCAACAACGCGTACGCCATCGATCTGGcggccaaggaggaggaggagaaggagcggCGGCAGCACTGCTTCCTGCTGGGCACCGACCTGCGGCTCGACAAGCCGTCGTccgacgacggcggcgcggcgcagaAGCCCCTCCGGCCGTTCTTCGACGAGTGGCCGCACGAGAAGGCCGGCAGCAAGGGGTCGTGGATGGGGCTGGAGGGCGAGACGCAGCTCTCCATCTCCATCCCCATGTCCGCGCACAACGAGCTGCCCATCACCACCACCTCCCGCTACCACCACG GTGAATGA
- the LOC124693353 gene encoding uncharacterized protein LOC124693353: MVNQNDESEGIKFNAAHLMQTTEEVAKAFISAASAATVQSTRPSVVYSSGEESGSPMRKLQQQFSKIMKGFSNSPEVSGTYNPEILTTHKRQWSRFQLKSLGNRCIKEPSHIFESIVIVGLPPQADIHELENIALGRNDDDAKKSRNIFGNNHHQVHAVSNLEPQVLFTYPPERSLPLKYKDIVSFCLPGGAQVNAVERTPSFSELNEILLGQEQLKESNQSFVFRLQVADDPTLYGCCVLVEEIVQRPSKLVSMLTNEKPVFPRLSRYVVTTPRCYCILSRLPFFELHFGVLQSILMEERLEWLTDGVSMLNSLSPEEICEDDNSREGTEVVGQKLYFDGTIVEISSEPNMDVSKQLSDTDSSSGCRENQLDFISQEGQQESGSPLEGQNDLATGTATQCDTAEEPDNCVSYTAEEPDNCVSDDTTTDMSGVKTHELNSIPVVPNESDAEKNLNVSDDATTDVSGVKTHELDSTPVIPNESDTEKNWDFSHEIVYDGELDIFVNDTILPLIRSRLSEGSESPPSSQDSPSESINSRNDTHDMDLEEPSSIGHGDVVGHNSILQWAKAKKYGSLQVVCQYYQLQCPTRGSSLNFHPLEHLHSLKFHRPGETALHLAGSTIDLRSRDTSLEVAEMRNALYAEEESTALSTWAVASLCGCLRLEHVMSLFAAALLEKQIVIVCSNLGMLSASVLSMIPLIRPYQWQSLLIPVLPNDMLDFLDAPVPYIVGVQKTSDLQSRLANAVIIDANKNQIKSASLPQLPQQRELLSNLRPYHSRLVGESYLARKRPVYECTDAQVEAAKGFLAVLRSYLDSLCSNLRSHTITNVQSNNDKVSLILRESFIGSFPTRDRPFMKLFVDTQLFSVHTDLVLSFYQKD; the protein is encoded by the exons ATGGTGAACCAGAATGACGAGTCCGAAGGGATCAAATTCAACGCGGCGCACCTGATGCAAACAACTGAAGAGGTTGCGAAAGCATTTATTTCTGCTGCTTCAGCTGCCACCGTGCAGTCGACACGGCCATCTGTGGTCTATTCCTCTGGAGAAGAGAGCGGCAGCCCGATGCGGAAGCTGCAGCAGCAATTTTCGAAAATCATGAAAGGGTTTTCAAATTCACCTGAAGTGTCTGGAACGTACAATCCAGAAATTCTCACTACACACAAGCGGCAGTGGTCGAGGTTCCAGCTCAAGTCATTG gGCAATCGGTGCATCAAAGAACCATCACATATTTTTGAGAGCATAGTGATTGTGGGGCTTCCTCCTCAGGCAGATATCCATGAGTTAGAAAACATCGCTCTAGGGAGAAACGATGATGATGCAAAGAAATCCAGAAATATATTTggcaacaaccaccaccaagttCACGCCGTATCAAATTTGGAACCTCAG GTTCTTTTTACATACCCTCCGGAAAGATCTCTTCCACTCAAGTACAAGGATATCGTCTCGTTCTGCCTTCCTGGAGGTGCACAG GTTAATGCTGTTGAACGGACTCCTTCATTCAGTGAGCTGAACGAAATCCTCCTAGGGCAG GAACAGCTCAAAGAAAGCAATCAATCTTTTGTGTTCCGGTTACAG GTTGCCGATGACCCTACATTATATGGATGTTGTGTATTGGTTGAAGAGATTGTACAGAGACCTTCAAAGCTAGTTTCGATGCTAACGAATGAAAAGCCTGTATTTCCACGCCTCAGTCGTTATGTAGTAACCACACCCAGATGTTATTGCATCCTGTCTAGGCTGCCATTCTTTGAACTGCATTTTGGGGTGCTACAGAG TATTCTTATGGAAGAACGACTTGAATGGCTCACGGATGGTGTTAGCATGCTAAATTCGTTATCACCGGAGGAAATATGTGAGGATGATAATAGTCGTGAAGGCACTGAAGTTGTAGGACAGAAACTGTATTTTGATGGTACGATAGTAGAAATATCCTCCGAACCAAATATGGATGTTTCTAAGCAGCTGTCCGACACAGACAGCAGTTCTGGGTGTAGGGAGAACCAACTGGACTTCATCTCCCAAGAAGGCCAACAGGAAAGTGGTTCTCCTCTCGAAGGACAGAATGATCTTGCCACAGGAACGGCTACTCAGTGTGATACTGCAGAAGAGCCTGACAATTGTGTTTCATATACTGCAGAAGAGCCTGACAATTGTGTTTCAGACGATACAACGACTGATATGTCTGGAGTTAAGACACATGAACTGAATTCTATACCTGTTGTTCCGAATGAATCCGATGCCGAGAAAAATTTGAATGTTTCAGACGATGCAACGACTGATGTATCTGGAGTCAAGACCCACGAACTGGATTCTACACCTGTTATTCCAAATGAATCTGACACTGAGAAAAATTGGGATTTTTCTCATGAAATTGTGTATGATGGAGAACTTGATATCTTTGTCAATGATACTATTTTGCCGCTTATACGGTCACGCCTTAGTGAAGGTTCTGAATCGCCTCCAAG TTCCCAAGATTCTCCTTCTGAAAGCATAAATTCGAGAAATGATACCCATgacatggatttggaggagccatcTTCTATCGGACATGGGGATGTAGTTGGGCACAACAGTATATTGCAATGGGCTAAG GCAAAAAAATATGGATCTCTGCAAGTCGTCTGCCAGTACTACCAGTTGCAGTGTCCGACCAGGGGTTCATCACTTAATTTTCATCCGTTGGAGCACTTACATTCTTTGAAGTTTCACCGGCCAGGTGAAACCGCTCTTCATCTTGCTGGGTCGACTATTGATCTCCGGTCGCGTGATACAAGCTTAGAGGTGGCTGAG ATGCGCAATGCACTCTATGCTGAGGAGGAATCGACTGCTTTATCCACATGGGCTGTTGCATCCCTATGTGGATGCCTCAGGTTGGAACAT GTCATGTCACTTTTTGCTGCAGCGCTCCTGGAGAAACAGATTGTTATTGTCTGTTCTAATTTG GGAATGCTTTCGGCTTCAGTTTTGTCCATGATACCTCTAATACGACCATACCAGTGGCAAAGTCTACTCATACCG GTTTTGCCAAATGACATGCTCGATTTTCTGGATGCGCCTGTTCCATACATT GTTGGTGTACAGAAAACATCTGATCTGCAATCCAGGCTAGCAAATGCCGTCATTATTGATGCCAACAAGAATCAG ATTAAATCTGCTTCACTCCCGCAACTTCCGCAACAGAGAGAGTTGCTTTCTAATTTGCGCCCGTATCATTCAAGACTTGTGGGAGAAAGTTATCTCGCAAGAAAACGCCCTGTCTATGAATGCACAGACGCCCAG GTCGAAGCGGCCAAAGGTTTCTTGGCAGTGCTTAGATCCTATCTTGATTCTCTGTGCTCCAACCTAAGATCTCACACGATTACCAATGTGCAATCCAACAATGACAAG GTTTCATTAATTTTAAGAGAGAGCTTCATCGGTTCTTTTCCAACCCGGGATAGGCCCTTTATGAAG CTGTTTGTAGACACACAATTGTTCTCGGTACATACCGACCTAGTCCTCTCCTTTTATCAGAAGGACTGA